One window from the genome of Pseudanabaena yagii GIHE-NHR1 encodes:
- a CDS encoding TVP38/TMEM64 family protein, whose amino-acid sequence MNKKLLIGIFALTVVSGWITFTHIDGLNQIQDIVQDAGIWGYVIFVIAYAIATLLILPVTAFNIAGGALYGNVEGLLLTSLGALLSALLGFILARSLKFSADDERWAKISQNLVAGGIAYSFAARLLPIIPYGVVSFAAGLSPIKRRDYLLGTLLGTPLGIAPFVFLGSTGVQMGTSHDVLPLLASSMGLAVLIVVGTWYKSSQN is encoded by the coding sequence GTGAATAAAAAACTGCTGATTGGTATCTTTGCTCTGACTGTAGTTAGTGGCTGGATTACCTTTACCCATATTGATGGACTGAACCAGATTCAAGATATTGTCCAAGATGCGGGGATTTGGGGCTATGTCATTTTTGTGATTGCCTATGCGATCGCCACTTTACTGATTTTGCCTGTGACCGCTTTTAATATCGCAGGTGGAGCACTCTATGGCAATGTCGAAGGACTATTACTGACATCCCTAGGAGCCTTACTTTCAGCATTACTGGGTTTTATATTGGCGCGATCGCTGAAGTTTAGCGCCGATGATGAGCGTTGGGCAAAGATTAGCCAAAATCTTGTGGCTGGTGGTATTGCCTACTCCTTTGCAGCAAGACTATTGCCGATCATTCCCTATGGAGTGGTGAGTTTTGCCGCAGGATTGAGTCCAATCAAGCGTCGCGATTATTTACTCGGGACTTTACTGGGTACGCCATTGGGAATTGCTCCCTTTGTGTTTTTGGGGAGTACAGGGGTACAAATGGGAACTAGTCATGATGTGTTACCTTTATTGGCTAGTAGCATGGGGCTAGCGGTACTGATTGTAGTGGGTACGTGGTACAAATCCAGCCAAAACTGA
- a CDS encoding phospholipid carrier-dependent glycosyltransferase → MQNLENSLSKDIDSIEQSRSQGWDWYLVAGSLGILAIALFLHFWQLGTIPYPVFDESLFGQYAKEYLEGNPTWEGHPPLGKYFIMLGILLFGQNEIGFRFWDASFGSILPLLVIGLVYRLTAKRNFALLAGLFVFSDGLFLVESRLALLNIFLVSFGLVSQMFLVSGLAHQGKLRTLLLCFAGLMLGAAASVKWNGLGFSLLVFLLLLLVGAIAKFFPQQLSKLGVLAEITKLHWWQYPLCFVVMPIAFYLIQWLPLFILNPGVPSGENIWQSISAFPHFLVAIHQHILWWHSTDIVTSIDPAHPAHPYCSSAISWAVLARPVGYYFQNSNAYFAVIQGLGNPLLWWFSTLAIVGITLGSIVPKLQKSTNIGSNNYLLLGYFANYVPWLIVKRCLFLYHYMSASIFSFIALAWIVYQLLEQKGKLRYLGYGIIVTVVISQLFFLPLWLGLPILPKDFYQRIWFMPDSWSGFNWI, encoded by the coding sequence ATGCAAAATTTAGAGAATAGCCTCAGTAAGGATATTGATAGTATTGAGCAAAGCCGATCGCAAGGATGGGATTGGTATTTGGTCGCGGGAAGTTTAGGGATTTTGGCGATCGCCTTATTTCTCCATTTTTGGCAGCTAGGTACAATCCCCTATCCTGTATTTGATGAATCTCTATTTGGTCAATATGCCAAGGAGTATCTAGAGGGAAATCCCACTTGGGAAGGGCATCCACCACTCGGCAAATACTTCATCATGTTGGGGATTTTGCTATTTGGGCAGAATGAAATTGGCTTCCGCTTTTGGGATGCGAGCTTTGGTTCGATCCTGCCCCTATTGGTAATTGGGTTAGTCTATCGCCTCACTGCCAAACGCAATTTTGCACTCCTTGCAGGTTTATTTGTATTTAGTGATGGTTTATTTTTAGTCGAGTCGCGTTTAGCCTTACTCAATATCTTTTTAGTTTCCTTTGGATTAGTTTCCCAAATGTTTTTGGTGTCAGGTTTAGCTCATCAAGGCAAATTACGCACCCTATTACTCTGTTTTGCTGGACTGATGTTGGGGGCGGCGGCTTCGGTGAAATGGAATGGCTTAGGATTTAGTCTATTGGTATTTTTATTGCTGTTGCTTGTAGGTGCGATCGCTAAATTCTTCCCACAGCAACTCTCTAAACTAGGTGTTCTGGCTGAAATTACCAAACTACATTGGTGGCAATATCCACTATGTTTTGTGGTGATGCCGATCGCTTTTTATTTAATCCAGTGGCTTCCTTTATTTATATTGAATCCGGGAGTACCCTCTGGCGAAAATATCTGGCAATCAATAAGTGCATTTCCCCACTTTCTCGTGGCAATCCATCAACATATTCTCTGGTGGCATTCCACTGACATTGTCACCAGCATTGACCCTGCTCATCCTGCCCACCCCTATTGCTCATCAGCAATTTCTTGGGCAGTTTTAGCGAGACCAGTGGGTTACTATTTCCAAAATAGCAATGCATATTTTGCAGTAATCCAAGGCTTGGGTAATCCTCTGCTGTGGTGGTTCTCAACCTTAGCGATCGTTGGTATCACACTTGGCTCCATTGTGCCAAAATTACAGAAATCCACGAATATTGGCAGCAACAACTATCTACTATTAGGATATTTTGCAAATTATGTCCCTTGGCTTATCGTCAAGCGCTGCCTCTTCCTATACCACTATATGTCTGCGTCAATTTTTAGCTTTATCGCCCTCGCATGGATAGTTTATCAACTGCTAGAACAAAAGGGGAAACTCCGTTATCTCGGCTATGGCATTATTGTCACAGTTGTAATCAGCCAGCTCTTCTTTCTGCCACTTTGGTTGGGGCTTCCCATCCTCCCCAAAGATTTCTATCAGCGCATTTGGTTTATGCCAGACAGTTGGTCAGGTTTTAACTGGATTTGA